From Tepidimicrobium xylanilyticum, the proteins below share one genomic window:
- the pyk gene encoding pyruvate kinase, which produces MKKTKIVCTIGPASEKEDILRQLFLHGMNVARLNFSHGSHEEHKKRIDTIKKLREEMNLPIGIMLDTKGPEIRLGSLSEEMVELKAGDTFTLTTRDIVGNQSIASVSYKGLAQDLEIGNKILIDDGLIELEVVEIVDGTDIKCFVLNGGTIKDHKGINLPNTSINLPAVTEKDIEDIKFGIENDVDFIAASFIRKVDDVLEIRKILEEYGGEHIDIISKIENREGVENIDEIIEASDGIMVARGDLGVEIETEAIPLIQKQIIRKCNIAGKPVITATQMLDSMMRNPRPTRAEVTDVANAILDGSDAIMLSGETAAGKYPVEAVKTMHDIAIRTETSDEYLEVLKHRPVDKDVSTTNAISKATCTTAEDLDANAIITATSSGYTSKAISKFRPKAPIIAATTTERVMRKLSLVWGVYPVLSIKSDITDEVIDRSIHSAIEKGYIEEGDLIVITAGIPVGVSGTTNLIKVQTVGKVLIKGTGIGKQSITGKVCICRTMEELTAKFKEGNILVSEFTDKDMVEFMKKASAIIVEQGGLTSHTAIVGLNLGKATIVGATDATKILKDGDIVTVDSVTGLVYKGEAKVL; this is translated from the coding sequence ATTCTAAGACAGTTATTTTTACATGGGATGAATGTGGCACGACTTAATTTTTCTCATGGTAGCCATGAAGAACATAAGAAGAGAATAGATACGATAAAGAAATTGAGAGAAGAAATGAATTTACCCATTGGGATAATGCTAGATACAAAAGGACCAGAAATTAGATTGGGTAGCCTAAGTGAAGAAATGGTAGAACTTAAAGCTGGAGATACTTTTACTTTAACTACTAGGGATATAGTGGGTAATCAATCTATTGCCAGTGTTTCCTATAAGGGCTTGGCTCAGGATTTAGAAATAGGCAATAAAATATTAATAGATGATGGTTTAATTGAGTTGGAAGTTGTTGAGATAGTCGATGGAACAGATATAAAATGTTTTGTTTTGAATGGTGGGACAATAAAAGACCATAAGGGCATCAATTTACCCAATACGTCTATTAATCTACCAGCTGTAACAGAAAAGGATATTGAGGATATTAAGTTTGGAATTGAAAATGATGTAGATTTTATTGCTGCATCTTTTATACGTAAAGTTGATGATGTTTTGGAGATAAGAAAAATTTTAGAGGAATATGGAGGAGAACATATCGATATTATATCTAAAATAGAAAACCGGGAAGGAGTAGAAAATATAGATGAAATCATAGAGGCTTCTGATGGAATAATGGTAGCAAGAGGAGATTTGGGTGTTGAAATAGAAACGGAAGCAATTCCTCTTATACAAAAGCAGATTATTAGAAAATGTAATATAGCCGGGAAGCCTGTTATTACAGCAACTCAAATGTTGGATTCCATGATGAGGAATCCTAGACCAACTAGAGCAGAAGTAACAGATGTGGCAAATGCAATTTTAGATGGCAGCGATGCCATTATGTTGTCAGGTGAGACTGCAGCAGGAAAATACCCTGTAGAAGCTGTAAAAACTATGCACGATATTGCTATTAGGACTGAAACATCTGATGAATATTTAGAAGTTCTTAAGCACCGTCCAGTGGATAAAGATGTTTCAACTACTAATGCAATTAGCAAAGCTACTTGTACCACTGCTGAAGATTTGGATGCTAACGCAATTATTACTGCTACTTCTTCCGGATATACATCCAAAGCCATTTCTAAATTCAGACCAAAGGCTCCAATAATCGCAGCAACTACAACGGAAAGGGTAATGAGAAAATTGTCCTTAGTATGGGGAGTGTACCCTGTTTTATCCATAAAAAGCGATATTACAGATGAGGTAATAGACCGGTCAATTCATAGTGCAATTGAAAAAGGCTATATTGAAGAAGGAGATTTAATAGTAATAACTGCAGGCATACCTGTAGGTGTTTCTGGAACCACTAATTTAATAAAAGTCCAAACAGTGGGGAAAGTGCTGATTAAAGGGACGGGAATTGGTAAGCAATCAATTACTGGGAAGGTATGCATTTGCAGAACTATGGAAGAATTAACAGCTAAATTTAAAGAAGGGAATATTTTGGTAAGCGAGTTTACCGATAAGGACATGGTAGAATTTATGAAAAAGGCTTCAGCTATAATCGTAGAACAAGGTGGACTCACATCCCATACAGCAATAGTAGGGTTGAATTTAGGAAAGGCAACTATAGTTGGTGCTACAGATGCTACCAAGATATTAAAAGATGGAGATATAGTTACTGTAGATTCTGTTACTGGACTTGTTTATAAA